The following are encoded in a window of Aromatoleum petrolei genomic DNA:
- a CDS encoding SH3 domain-containing protein: MRTLLHRIALAAALAVPAAAVHAIEYRSVAEPAIMYDSPSDKGKRLFIIAAGTPLEVVVSLDKWAKVRDAGGSINWIERRALSEKRTVMVTSARAVVRQRPAADAPVAFESAKDVVLEVTGSANEGWLPVRHKDGANGFVRVTEVWGL, encoded by the coding sequence ATGCGCACCCTGCTCCACCGCATCGCTCTCGCGGCCGCGCTGGCAGTCCCGGCAGCGGCAGTGCACGCGATCGAATACCGCTCGGTCGCCGAGCCTGCGATCATGTACGACTCACCGTCGGACAAGGGCAAGCGGCTGTTCATCATCGCAGCGGGAACGCCGCTCGAAGTGGTCGTCAGTCTCGACAAGTGGGCCAAGGTGCGCGACGCAGGCGGCTCGATCAACTGGATCGAGCGCCGCGCGCTGTCAGAAAAGCGCACGGTGATGGTCACGAGTGCCCGCGCAGTCGTGCGCCAGCGCCCCGCAGCCGATGCCCCGGTCGCTTTCGAGAGTGCCAAGGACGTGGTACTCGAAGTCACAGGCAGCGCCAACGAAGGCTGGCTCCCCGTCCGCCACAAGGACGGCGCGAACGGTTTCGTCCGGGTGACCGAGGTCTGGGGGCTTTGA
- a CDS encoding tRNA (cytidine(34)-2'-O)-methyltransferase, whose amino-acid sequence MLHIVLYQPEIPPNTGNSIRLAANTGAHLHLVRPLGFDLSDRQLARAGLDYHDLASVSVHDDFDACCRVLAGRRMFALSTKGEQRYDKVEYREGDVLLFGRETSGLPADVMAKLPQGSTLRIPMCPSNRSVNLSNAVAVVVFEAWRQLGFAGAML is encoded by the coding sequence ATGCTCCACATCGTTCTCTATCAACCCGAAATTCCGCCCAACACGGGCAACTCCATACGGCTCGCAGCCAATACGGGCGCCCATCTGCACCTGGTGCGTCCGCTCGGTTTCGATCTCTCGGACCGGCAACTCGCGCGTGCCGGGCTGGATTACCACGATCTCGCGAGCGTCAGCGTGCACGACGACTTCGATGCGTGCTGCCGCGTCCTCGCGGGGCGGCGCATGTTCGCGCTGAGCACGAAGGGGGAGCAGCGTTACGACAAGGTCGAGTACCGTGAAGGGGATGTCCTCCTGTTCGGGCGGGAAACCAGCGGGCTGCCTGCGGACGTAATGGCGAAGCTGCCGCAGGGAAGCACCTTGCGCATTCCGATGTGCCCGTCGAATCGCAGCGTGAACCTGTCGAACGCGGTGGCCGTGGTCGTGTTCGAGGCGTGGCGGCAGCTGGGATTCGCGGGCGCGATGTTGTAG
- the secB gene encoding protein-export chaperone SecB: MSENAQAPVFSIEKLYVKDLSLEVPNAPRIFLERENPQINVQLRTEASGVDEGVYEITLTVTVSAKLADERTVFLIEVAQAGIFQIRNIPEGDLEPVTMIGCPNILFPYAREAISDAVTRAGFQPVVLAPVNFEALYQAQQQQSEAREPGELPIQ, translated from the coding sequence ATGTCCGAAAACGCTCAAGCCCCCGTCTTCTCCATCGAAAAGCTGTATGTGAAGGATCTCTCGCTGGAAGTGCCCAACGCCCCGCGCATCTTCCTCGAGCGCGAGAATCCCCAGATCAACGTGCAGTTGCGCACCGAGGCGAGCGGCGTCGACGAGGGCGTCTACGAAATCACGCTGACGGTCACCGTCTCGGCCAAGCTCGCCGACGAACGCACGGTGTTCCTCATCGAGGTTGCCCAGGCCGGCATCTTCCAGATCCGCAACATTCCCGAGGGCGACCTCGAACCGGTTACGATGATCGGCTGCCCGAACATCCTCTTCCCGTATGCGCGCGAGGCGATCTCGGACGCGGTCACGCGTGCCGGCTTCCAGCCCGTGGTGCTCGCCCCGGTCAATTTCGAGGCGCTGTACCAGGCGCAGCAGCAGCAATCCGAAGCCCGCGAACCGGGCGAACTGCCGATCCAGTAA
- a CDS encoding NAD(P)H-dependent glycerol-3-phosphate dehydrogenase, translating to MSPTRIAVFGSGAWGTALALAFSAQHRVILWGRDADHISALAAERVNARYLPDVPLPQALELSSDFDAAARGADLHLVVTPLAGLRQTARRLRDVAPCTPLLWACKGLEAGSGRLPHEIVAAELGEGAACGVLTGPSFAAEVARGMPTAITLAAADIAFAREWVQKLHQPRLRIYANSDVVGAEIGGAIKNVLAIAAGVSDGMGFGLNARAALITRGLAEIARLATALGGRADTLMGLAGMGDLILTCTGDLSRNRRVGLALAQGKTLPEILHELGHVAEGVSTAREVASLAARHGIDMPLCAAVDELLHGNRLGPREVVEQLLSREPRQE from the coding sequence TTGAGCCCGACCCGCATTGCCGTGTTCGGCTCCGGCGCATGGGGCACCGCGCTGGCGCTGGCCTTCTCGGCACAACACCGGGTGATCCTGTGGGGGCGCGATGCCGACCACATCTCGGCGCTCGCCGCCGAGCGAGTGAACGCCCGCTACCTTCCCGACGTGCCGTTGCCGCAGGCACTCGAACTGAGTTCCGACTTCGACGCCGCGGCCCGCGGCGCAGACCTTCATCTGGTCGTCACTCCGCTCGCGGGTTTGCGCCAGACTGCGCGCCGCCTGCGTGACGTCGCGCCGTGCACACCGCTGCTCTGGGCATGCAAGGGACTGGAGGCCGGCAGCGGACGTCTGCCACACGAGATCGTCGCGGCAGAACTGGGCGAAGGCGCCGCCTGCGGCGTTCTGACCGGCCCCAGCTTCGCGGCGGAAGTCGCCCGCGGCATGCCGACGGCGATCACGCTGGCGGCAGCCGACATCGCGTTTGCCCGCGAGTGGGTGCAGAAGCTCCACCAGCCACGGCTGCGCATCTACGCCAACAGCGACGTCGTCGGCGCCGAAATCGGTGGCGCGATCAAGAACGTGCTCGCGATCGCTGCCGGCGTTTCCGACGGGATGGGCTTCGGCCTCAACGCGCGCGCAGCCCTAATCACGCGCGGGCTCGCGGAGATCGCACGCCTGGCCACGGCGCTGGGTGGCAGAGCCGACACGCTGATGGGTTTGGCTGGCATGGGCGACCTCATCCTGACCTGCACGGGCGATCTGTCGCGCAACCGCCGCGTCGGACTGGCGCTCGCGCAGGGAAAGACCCTCCCCGAAATCCTGCACGAACTGGGCCACGTCGCGGAAGGCGTGTCCACCGCACGCGAAGTAGCGAGCCTCGCCGCCCGTCATGGCATCGACATGCCGCTGTGCGCTGCCGTCGACGAGCTGCTCCACGGCAACCGCCTGGGGCCGCGCGAAGTCGTCGAACAGCTGCTGTCGCGGGAACCGCGCCAGGAATAG
- a CDS encoding S41 family peptidase, whose product MRNKLQKAGLVMTGVVAGVLISLNFSASADKATQAPLPVEELRAFADVFNAIKQGYVEPVEDKKLINHAISGMLSGLDPHSAYLDAEAYKELQVGTHGEFGGLGIEVGMEDGFVKVISPIEDTPAYRAGVKAGDLIVKLDDTPVKGMNLNDAVKRMRGKPKTDITLTIARKGEPKPLVLKITREVIKVQSVKSKVVEPGYGYLRVAQFQENTAQSVVEHLGKLSKGTELKGLVLDLRNDPGGLLHGAVGVAAAFLPSNTLVVSTDGRTEDAKREYRASPEDYLRGTREDFLKSLPQGARTLPMVVLVNAGSASASEIVAGALQDHKRAVVMGTQTFGKGSVQTILPLNASTAIKLTTARYYTPSGRSIQAKGIEPDIVVEESANGSSRRLREADLDGHLGNDKDPDAERKLKEAQQPAGEGGKAPGGDDEAASPHRFEFAGKDDYQLGQAVNLLKGLQIVQNKKQ is encoded by the coding sequence ATGCGCAACAAGCTTCAAAAAGCGGGACTGGTGATGACCGGCGTGGTGGCCGGCGTGCTGATCAGCCTCAATTTTTCCGCCAGTGCCGACAAGGCCACGCAGGCACCGCTGCCGGTGGAGGAGTTGCGCGCATTTGCCGACGTCTTCAATGCCATCAAGCAGGGCTACGTCGAGCCGGTCGAGGACAAGAAGCTCATCAATCACGCCATCAGCGGCATGCTGAGCGGGCTCGACCCCCATTCCGCCTATCTCGACGCCGAAGCCTACAAGGAACTGCAGGTCGGCACGCACGGCGAGTTCGGCGGCCTGGGCATCGAGGTCGGCATGGAAGATGGCTTCGTCAAGGTCATCTCGCCGATCGAGGACACGCCGGCCTATCGTGCCGGAGTGAAGGCGGGCGACCTCATCGTCAAGCTCGATGACACGCCGGTCAAGGGCATGAACCTGAACGATGCGGTCAAGCGTATGCGCGGCAAGCCCAAGACCGACATCACGCTGACGATCGCACGCAAGGGCGAGCCGAAACCCCTCGTGCTGAAGATCACCCGCGAGGTGATCAAGGTGCAGAGCGTCAAGTCCAAGGTCGTCGAGCCGGGCTACGGTTACCTGCGCGTCGCGCAGTTCCAGGAGAACACTGCGCAGTCCGTGGTCGAGCATCTCGGCAAGCTGTCGAAGGGCACGGAGCTGAAGGGCTTGGTCCTCGACCTGCGTAACGACCCGGGCGGCCTGCTGCACGGCGCGGTTGGCGTCGCGGCGGCCTTCCTGCCGAGCAATACGCTGGTGGTGTCCACCGACGGGCGTACCGAGGACGCGAAGCGCGAATATCGCGCGAGCCCCGAGGACTACCTGCGCGGCACGCGCGAGGATTTCCTCAAGTCCTTGCCCCAGGGCGCGCGCACGCTGCCGATGGTGGTGCTCGTGAATGCCGGTTCTGCGTCGGCGTCGGAGATCGTCGCCGGTGCGCTGCAGGATCACAAGCGCGCGGTGGTGATGGGCACCCAGACCTTCGGCAAGGGGTCCGTGCAGACCATCCTGCCGCTCAATGCCAGCACCGCGATCAAGCTGACCACCGCGCGCTATTACACGCCGAGCGGCCGTTCGATCCAGGCCAAGGGCATCGAGCCGGACATCGTCGTGGAGGAAAGCGCCAACGGGTCCTCGCGCCGTTTGCGCGAGGCCGACCTCGACGGGCACCTCGGCAACGACAAGGATCCGGATGCCGAACGCAAGCTCAAGGAGGCGCAGCAGCCGGCTGGCGAGGGCGGCAAGGCGCCGGGCGGAGACGACGAGGCGGCGTCGCCGCACCGTTTCGAATTCGCCGGCAAGGACGACTATCAGCTCGGGCAGGCGGTGAATCTTCTCAAAGGCCTGCAGATCGTCCAGAATAAAAAACAATGA
- a CDS encoding ComF family protein, producing MPNQCFVCGQEAGSALVCEACRADLPSLAAVCPVCAIPSGEDLVCGSCQRAQPAFDATVAALPYAFPVDRLVQALKYGRRLALTRFLSGLLEPFAPPQGSVVVVPMPLHPARLRERGFNQAAEIARPLARAWGLPFKADAVERVRDTVPQATLPWIERRRNMRGAFRCHGSFAGKTVVIVDDVMTTGSTLDELARTLKSHGAACVVNRVVARTPSPA from the coding sequence ATGCCGAACCAATGTTTCGTATGTGGCCAGGAGGCTGGATCCGCGCTGGTTTGCGAGGCGTGTCGGGCCGACTTGCCGAGCTTGGCGGCGGTCTGTCCGGTGTGCGCGATCCCGTCCGGAGAGGATCTGGTCTGCGGTAGTTGCCAGCGTGCGCAGCCCGCGTTCGATGCGACGGTGGCAGCCTTGCCCTATGCGTTCCCGGTCGATCGCCTCGTCCAGGCCTTGAAATACGGACGGCGGCTGGCGTTGACGCGCTTCCTTTCCGGCCTGCTCGAGCCGTTTGCGCCGCCGCAGGGGTCGGTCGTGGTGGTGCCGATGCCGCTGCATCCCGCGCGGCTGCGCGAGCGAGGCTTCAATCAGGCGGCGGAGATCGCTCGCCCGCTCGCCCGCGCGTGGGGATTGCCGTTCAAAGCCGATGCGGTCGAGCGTGTTCGCGACACCGTGCCGCAGGCAACGCTGCCGTGGATCGAGCGGCGGCGCAACATGCGGGGCGCTTTCCGTTGCCACGGTTCCTTCGCAGGAAAGACCGTCGTGATCGTCGATGACGTGATGACCACCGGCTCGACGCTCGACGAGCTCGCGCGCACGTTAAAATCGCATGGCGCCGCCTGTGTGGTGAACCGGGTCGTCGCGCGAACCCCATCTCCGGCCTGA
- the gpmA gene encoding 2,3-diphosphoglycerate-dependent phosphoglycerate mutase, whose product MYRIVLLRHGESTWNTENRFTGWADIELTAKGVDEARAAGRLLRRAGCAFDLAFTSVLKRANKTLNLVLEELDALWLPVEHSWRLNERSYGALQGQSKAETAARFGEEQVHAWRRSYDATPPALAEGDERLTMNDPRYASLPRAQFPRAESLKDTVVRLVPYWETVIVPQILAGRRVMIVAHGNSLRALVKHLDRRADEDVAGLEIPMAQPLVYELDANLRPIKSYALADDDLVHAGQAGAAAPGRIGS is encoded by the coding sequence ATGTACAGAATCGTTCTGCTCCGTCACGGCGAATCGACCTGGAACACGGAAAACCGTTTCACCGGCTGGGCCGATATCGAGCTCACCGCGAAGGGCGTCGACGAGGCTCGCGCTGCCGGCCGGCTGCTCAGGCGCGCGGGGTGCGCCTTCGACCTCGCCTTCACCTCGGTGCTCAAGCGTGCCAACAAGACGCTCAACCTGGTGCTCGAGGAGCTCGATGCTTTGTGGTTGCCGGTGGAGCACTCGTGGCGCCTGAACGAACGCAGTTACGGCGCCTTGCAGGGCCAGAGCAAGGCCGAAACCGCCGCCCGCTTTGGCGAGGAGCAGGTGCACGCATGGCGCCGCTCGTACGATGCCACCCCGCCCGCACTGGCCGAAGGCGACGAGCGCCTGACGATGAACGATCCGCGCTACGCGTCCTTGCCGCGCGCACAGTTTCCCCGCGCCGAATCGCTGAAGGATACGGTGGTTCGGTTGGTGCCGTACTGGGAGACCGTCATCGTTCCGCAGATACTGGCCGGCCGTCGCGTCATGATCGTCGCGCACGGCAACAGCTTGCGCGCCCTCGTGAAGCACCTCGACAGGCGCGCCGACGAAGACGTCGCCGGCCTCGAGATCCCGATGGCGCAGCCGCTGGTCTATGAGCTGGATGCCAATCTGCGTCCGATCAAGAGCTACGCCCTGGCCGACGACGATCTCGTGCATGCCGGGCAGGCTGGCGCGGCTGCCCCGGGCAGGATCGGAAGCTGA
- a CDS encoding rhodanese-like domain-containing protein: MEFLQQNWYWAALAAASGAWLLFDLARSQGDKSQLSPVEATLLINREDAQLIDVRDQGEFAGGHIPNARHIPLAELERRSSELEKFKDRPIILCCATGNRSAAALATLKKAGFEKLFNLRGGVAEWEKAGQPLSRKRK, encoded by the coding sequence GTGGAATTCCTGCAGCAAAACTGGTACTGGGCCGCACTCGCGGCCGCAAGCGGCGCATGGCTGCTGTTCGACCTCGCGCGCAGCCAGGGCGACAAGTCGCAGCTTTCGCCCGTCGAGGCGACCCTTCTGATCAACCGCGAGGACGCCCAGCTCATCGACGTCCGCGACCAGGGCGAATTCGCCGGCGGACACATCCCCAACGCACGCCATATCCCGCTCGCCGAACTCGAGCGCCGCAGCAGCGAACTGGAAAAGTTCAAGGACCGCCCCATCATCCTGTGCTGCGCCACGGGCAACCGCTCCGCGGCCGCCCTCGCCACCCTGAAGAAGGCCGGTTTCGAGAAGCTGTTCAACCTGCGCGGTGGCGTCGCCGAATGGGAGAAGGCGGGCCAGCCGCTCAGCCGCAAGAGGAAATGA
- the grxC gene encoding glutaredoxin 3, giving the protein MHAKIRMYATAVCPYCVRAEQLLRRKGVQDIEKIRVDQDPVRRDEMIELTGRRTVPQIFIGDTHVGGCDDLYELEHQGKLDALLQA; this is encoded by the coding sequence ATGCACGCTAAGATCCGCATGTACGCCACGGCGGTGTGCCCCTACTGCGTACGCGCCGAACAACTGCTGCGGCGCAAGGGGGTGCAGGACATCGAGAAGATCCGGGTCGACCAGGATCCCGTGCGCCGTGACGAAATGATCGAGCTCACCGGTCGCCGCACCGTTCCGCAGATCTTCATCGGCGACACGCACGTCGGCGGCTGCGACGATCTCTACGAACTCGAACACCAGGGCAAGCTCGACGCGCTGCTGCAGGCCTGA
- a CDS encoding HesA/MoeB/ThiF family protein, producing MNDDQLLRYSRHILLPEIGVEGQEAILAARVLVVGAGGLGSPAAMYLAAAGVGTLVLCDGDTVDLTNLQRQILHSAEGVGRLKVESGRDTLLRLNPFARVETVAARLEGDALDAQVAAADVVLDCSDNFATRHAINRACVRHRKPLVSGAAIRFDGQVSVFDLRQGESPCYHCLFPEGQEVEEIRCAVMGVFAPLTGIIGATQAAEALKLLVGCGTTLDGRLLLLDGLGMEWRSVTLGRDPGCAVCAGRGDA from the coding sequence ATGAATGACGATCAGCTTCTCCGCTACAGCCGCCACATCCTGCTGCCGGAAATCGGTGTCGAGGGCCAGGAGGCGATCCTCGCCGCGCGCGTGCTCGTGGTGGGGGCGGGCGGGCTCGGCTCGCCGGCTGCGATGTATCTGGCCGCCGCGGGTGTCGGTACGCTGGTCCTGTGCGACGGCGACACCGTGGATCTCACCAACCTGCAGCGCCAGATCCTGCACAGCGCGGAGGGTGTCGGACGCCTGAAAGTCGAATCGGGGCGCGACACGCTGCTGCGCCTGAATCCGTTTGCCCGCGTCGAAACGGTGGCGGCGCGCCTGGAGGGGGATGCCCTCGATGCGCAGGTGGCGGCCGCCGACGTGGTGCTCGACTGCTCCGACAATTTCGCTACGCGTCATGCGATCAACCGCGCATGCGTGCGGCATCGCAAGCCGCTGGTGTCGGGTGCGGCGATCCGTTTCGACGGTCAGGTCTCGGTCTTCGATCTGCGCCAGGGCGAGAGCCCGTGCTACCACTGCCTGTTCCCCGAGGGGCAGGAGGTGGAGGAGATCCGCTGTGCGGTGATGGGGGTGTTCGCACCGCTGACCGGCATCATCGGCGCGACCCAGGCGGCAGAGGCGCTGAAACTGCTGGTCGGCTGCGGTACGACGCTGGATGGCCGACTGCTGCTGCTCGACGGCCTCGGCATGGAATGGCGCAGCGTGACGCTCGGACGGGATCCCGGCTGCGCCGTGTGCGCCGGCCGCGGCGACGCCTGA
- a CDS encoding murein hydrolase activator EnvC family protein — protein MNGLLWQRGLRLVLATGVLLAGAVVHAADAPDVAQKRSDLEEVRQRIRELQKEIADTEESRSSASEELAEAERAVSRVQRELQQVASNRAAAERNLAVLEAERQAVEARIVSRQSELADWLRRHYVHGAAGGVAPFLSTRDPNQLARDAYYLEHLGKARLELIETLRNDLREKNRLGEAIVARRDRLVALEAEQQARRKELEAVQARRKEAVVGLAEQLRTQRKEERTLRQDQERLGRLVAVLARRAAEREAARAAAAAKAAREQAARELAARERAAREQAARNDSARDGAAPSAGPALAGNGAARDASLEQRQTRPPPARSEPVVGEIRQSAGPTPTGVSFAQLRGKMRFPVRGELVGRFGAPRAEGGTTWRGVFIRAAGGSQVRAVAAGEVVFSDWLRGYGNLIIVDHGGDYLTIYGNNDALLKELGDNIAGGDAIASVGASGGGSESGLYFEIRHRGQPLDPLKWVQVN, from the coding sequence ATGAACGGACTCTTGTGGCAGCGTGGCCTGCGTCTCGTGCTGGCCACGGGCGTGCTGCTGGCGGGTGCCGTCGTGCACGCTGCCGACGCGCCGGACGTGGCGCAGAAGCGCTCCGACCTCGAAGAGGTGCGCCAGCGCATCCGCGAGCTGCAGAAGGAGATCGCCGATACCGAGGAATCCCGCTCCAGCGCGTCGGAGGAACTCGCCGAGGCCGAGCGGGCGGTCTCGCGGGTGCAGCGCGAGCTGCAGCAAGTCGCGTCGAACCGTGCCGCGGCGGAGCGGAATCTCGCGGTGCTGGAGGCGGAGCGGCAGGCGGTCGAGGCGCGCATCGTCTCGCGACAGTCCGAACTCGCTGACTGGTTGCGCCGGCATTACGTGCATGGCGCGGCCGGCGGTGTCGCCCCCTTCCTGTCGACGCGCGACCCGAACCAGCTCGCGCGCGATGCCTACTATCTTGAACACCTCGGCAAGGCGCGCCTCGAACTGATCGAGACTCTGCGCAATGACCTGAGGGAAAAGAACCGGCTGGGCGAGGCAATCGTCGCGCGACGGGACCGGCTGGTCGCGCTCGAGGCCGAGCAGCAGGCGCGGCGCAAGGAACTCGAGGCCGTGCAGGCGCGCCGGAAGGAAGCCGTGGTCGGCCTTGCCGAGCAGTTGCGCACCCAGCGCAAGGAGGAACGGACGCTGCGCCAGGATCAGGAGCGCCTCGGGCGACTGGTCGCAGTGCTGGCCCGGCGTGCAGCCGAGCGCGAAGCGGCGCGCGCTGCCGCGGCGGCGAAGGCTGCCCGCGAGCAGGCAGCGCGTGAGCTCGCTGCGCGCGAAAGGGCCGCCCGGGAGCAGGCCGCGAGGAACGACTCCGCCCGCGACGGGGCTGCACCGTCTGCCGGCCCCGCCCTTGCCGGCAATGGAGCTGCTCGGGACGCCTCCCTGGAACAGCGGCAGACGCGGCCGCCGCCGGCGCGCTCCGAGCCCGTTGTCGGCGAGATCCGCCAGTCGGCCGGGCCGACCCCCACCGGCGTGAGCTTTGCGCAATTGCGCGGCAAGATGAGATTTCCCGTGCGCGGAGAACTCGTGGGGCGCTTCGGTGCTCCAAGGGCGGAAGGCGGAACGACGTGGCGCGGGGTGTTCATCCGTGCGGCGGGGGGCTCGCAGGTGCGCGCGGTGGCGGCTGGGGAGGTGGTCTTTTCGGATTGGCTGCGAGGGTATGGCAACCTCATCATCGTCGACCACGGCGGCGACTACCTGACCATCTACGGCAACAACGATGCGCTGCTCAAGGAACTGGGCGACAACATCGCCGGCGGCGACGCAATTGCGAGCGTGGGCGCCAGCGGAGGCGGCAGCGAATCAGGTTTATACTTTGAAATCCGCCATCGGGGGCAGCCGCTCGACCCCCTGAAGTGGGTGCAGGTCAATTAG
- the bioB gene encoding biotin synthase BioB, which yields MTSACRDIETQPAANAAPRRKWSIAEAEALFEIPFMDLVFRAQQVHRETFDANAVQRSTLLSIKTGGCSEDCSYCSQSARYKTGLDRQQLMAVADVVEKAKAAKAKGSSRFCMGAAWKGPKEREMETVLAMVREVKALGMETCVTLGMLKGDQAQQLKEAGLDYYNHNVDTAPEYYDKVITTHTLADRLDTLDQVRTAGINVCSGGIIGMGEGRSGRAGLLVQLANMDRPPESVPINNLVAIPGTPLADAEKLDPFEFVRTIAAARIMMPSSFVRLSAGREQMSDEMQALCFMAGANSIFYGERLLTTDNPEADRDEKLFARLGLHAI from the coding sequence ATGACTTCCGCGTGCCGCGACATCGAAACCCAGCCCGCCGCCAACGCCGCTCCCCGCAGGAAATGGAGCATCGCCGAGGCCGAAGCATTGTTCGAGATACCGTTCATGGATCTCGTCTTCCGCGCCCAGCAGGTGCATCGCGAGACCTTCGACGCCAATGCCGTGCAGCGCTCGACGCTGCTGTCGATCAAGACCGGCGGCTGCTCGGAGGATTGCAGCTACTGCTCCCAGTCGGCCCGCTACAAGACCGGCCTCGACCGCCAGCAACTGATGGCGGTCGCCGACGTCGTCGAGAAGGCAAAGGCCGCGAAGGCCAAGGGTTCCAGCCGCTTTTGCATGGGCGCCGCGTGGAAGGGTCCCAAGGAGCGCGAGATGGAAACCGTCCTCGCGATGGTGCGCGAGGTGAAGGCGCTGGGCATGGAAACCTGCGTCACGCTCGGCATGCTCAAGGGCGACCAGGCGCAGCAACTCAAGGAAGCCGGTCTCGACTATTACAACCATAACGTCGACACCGCCCCCGAGTACTACGACAAGGTGATCACCACGCACACCCTCGCGGATCGCCTCGACACCCTCGACCAGGTGCGCACTGCCGGCATCAACGTGTGCTCGGGCGGCATCATCGGCATGGGCGAGGGGCGCAGCGGCCGCGCCGGCCTGCTCGTGCAGCTCGCGAACATGGATCGTCCGCCGGAGTCGGTGCCGATCAACAACCTCGTTGCGATCCCCGGCACCCCGCTTGCCGATGCGGAGAAGCTCGACCCGTTCGAATTCGTGCGCACCATCGCCGCTGCCCGCATCATGATGCCGTCCAGCTTCGTCCGCCTGTCCGCGGGCCGCGAGCAGATGAGCGATGAGATGCAGGCCCTGTGCTTCATGGCCGGCGCGAACTCGATCTTCTACGGCGAGCGCCTGCTCACCACGGACAACCCCGAAGCCGACCGCGACGAGAAGCTGTTCGCCCGCCTCGGCCTGCACGCGATCTGA
- a CDS encoding ArsR/SmtB family transcription factor, giving the protein MDTKTIIDLIDKHEHIETAARALKAIAHPLRLKILCVLGGNEVCVQDIVEAVGTSQSNISQHLAILRDKAVLQTRKDANRVYYRICDQRTLQLIALMREVFCNDQPGRN; this is encoded by the coding sequence GTGGACACCAAGACCATCATCGACCTCATCGACAAGCACGAGCACATCGAAACCGCTGCGCGCGCGCTCAAGGCCATCGCGCACCCGCTGCGCCTGAAGATCCTGTGCGTGCTGGGCGGAAACGAGGTGTGCGTCCAGGACATCGTCGAGGCGGTCGGCACCTCGCAGAGCAACATCTCCCAGCATCTCGCGATCCTGCGCGACAAGGCCGTGCTGCAGACCCGCAAGGATGCCAACCGCGTCTATTACCGCATCTGCGACCAACGCACGCTTCAGCTCATCGCCCTGATGCGCGAAGTGTTTTGCAACGACCAGCCCGGCCGCAACTGA